Part of the Sphaerochaeta associata genome is shown below.
CAACTTTCCTGCAAAAGTAATCTATTCCCGAGCGATCGGGTTTCCTGGGAAATCCATCCTGCATTCCCCGCACCCACGAAAACGGGAAATCGGGAAACAAGGTGGATACTATGCGTTTGGTAAGCCCGTCTTCCTTATTGGAAAAAATGCCGATGAGAAAGCCCTGCCTATGCAAGTGCCCGAGCAACTCGACAACACCCTCATAGGGATGACTATACACTGCAAAGTGCTCTCGATAATAGTGAAGCATATCTTGATACAGCTGGTCGAACCGCTGCTCATCCACCCGGTGATCGTACCAAGCCAGGACTCCCTTCAATGCATTGGAAAGCCCCCTGCCCACCACGTGTTGGGTAAGGGTGGCTGAAGGAGGACTGAGATCTTCACCAGCTAGGGCATGAGCCAGCGAGCGGCGAATGTCCTCAATGGTATCGACCAGCGTCCCGTCCAAATCGAAGAGAATAGCCTTGACAACCGGTTCCTGCATAGGGTCATTATCCGGTATGCAGAGGGAGCAAGTCAACAAACGTTTTGACAAAACAAGGTGCTTCGGCTACTGTGTAGCCATGCAAATCATTACAATCAAGGATGGTAAGGAGAAACAGCTCCTTCGCCATCATCCCTGGGTTTTTTCTGGAGCTCTCCATACTCCAACCTCAGCACTGGAAACCGGTCTGGGCAGGGTTCAAACCCAAGACGGAGCGTTTATCGCCTACGGCTGGTACGATCAGGACAGCCATATCCCCCTTCGACTCCTCAGTTGGAATGAATCAAGGATTCCCGACGACTCGTGGTGGGCGCAGGCCATCACCGAAAGCGTACGCAGGAGAAGTTCCTTTTTTCAGGACAAAGGCGGCGGCACCACCACCTTCCGCATCATATTCTCGGAAGCCGACATGCTTCCGGGCGTAGTGGTTGATGTGTATGGAACCATGCTGAGAATCATCATCAGCGCCCGTGTCGCCTGGGACCATAAGGAGATAATCGTTTCCACCCTGGACAGCCTTCTCAAACCCTCTTTAATGCTGCTGACCACCGACAGTGCCTTCTGTGGTGCGGAAAAGCTCAGTGAAATCACGCTCTATTATCAGGACGGGCAATACTTCAATCCTGCTAAACGAATCGATCCCATCCGCTTCCGTGAAGACGGTTTGTATTATGAGGTGATACCCGGCAAGGGTCAGAAGAGCGGATTCTACTGCGACCAGCGGGAGAACCGCAAGGCGATTGAAGCCTATGCCAAGGATGCCGTGGTGCTCGATGGGTGTTCCTATACGGGAGCCTTCAGCCTTCATGCACTGCGCGCCGGGGCGAAGAGCGTCGATTTGTTCGACTCCAGCGACCCCGCACTTCGTCAAGCCTTGGTCCATGTACACATCAATCAGGATCTGAAGACCATACCCGAGGGCAGCCGCGCAAGGGTCACTACAACCGTTTGCGACATCTTCGAGCAGATGCGTGTCATTGAGAGCAACCACTATGACCTGATGATTCTCGACCCCCCGAAGCTTGCTCAGACGAAGGCACAGGCCGAGGGAGCACAAAAGGCCTACAAGGATTTGAACCGGCTTGCCATGCAGAAGATCAAGAACGGAGGCATCATCGCCACCTTCAGCTGCAGCGCATCCATCAGCGCCGAGCAACTTCGCATGATCCTTGCCTGGAGTGCAAAAGATGCCAACGTTGAAATTCAGATACTGAAGAGCCTGGGCCAGGCGGAGGATCATCCGATCCGTCTCTCGTTTCCGGAATCGGAATACTTGTGCGGATATATTTTGAGGGTGCTGCGCTAAC
Proteins encoded:
- a CDS encoding HAD family hydrolase gives rise to the protein MQEPVVKAILFDLDGTLVDTIEDIRRSLAHALAGEDLSPPSATLTQHVVGRGLSNALKGVLAWYDHRVDEQRFDQLYQDMLHYYREHFAVYSHPYEGVVELLGHLHRQGFLIGIFSNKEDGLTKRIVSTLFPDFPFSWVRGMQDGFPRKPDRSGIDYFCRKVGLHPHEVLYVGDSEVDWQTARNADCPHVLVSWGFRPKEELLALQDAVVVDTIHELEDAIYGIQREGSEKQS
- a CDS encoding class I SAM-dependent rRNA methyltransferase; amino-acid sequence: MQIITIKDGKEKQLLRHHPWVFSGALHTPTSALETGLGRVQTQDGAFIAYGWYDQDSHIPLRLLSWNESRIPDDSWWAQAITESVRRRSSFFQDKGGGTTTFRIIFSEADMLPGVVVDVYGTMLRIIISARVAWDHKEIIVSTLDSLLKPSLMLLTTDSAFCGAEKLSEITLYYQDGQYFNPAKRIDPIRFREDGLYYEVIPGKGQKSGFYCDQRENRKAIEAYAKDAVVLDGCSYTGAFSLHALRAGAKSVDLFDSSDPALRQALVHVHINQDLKTIPEGSRARVTTTVCDIFEQMRVIESNHYDLMILDPPKLAQTKAQAEGAQKAYKDLNRLAMQKIKNGGIIATFSCSASISAEQLRMILAWSAKDANVEIQILKSLGQAEDHPIRLSFPESEYLCGYILRVLR